The genomic window ATGCATGGAATGATTTTGCTGGTGCTGAGAATGGTGTATTAAACTTATAATAACCCTTATTAAGACACAATAAAAAGGCGTTTCTTTAAAGAGAAAAGAGAAACGCCTTTTTTATTATTTACTCACTGCAAAAACTATCGGTATTGAGAAAGGAACAATAACTGGTTTGCCTCTAAGATATCCTGGTTTGGTGAGTCTGGGGATTTTCTTTATTACCCTTATAGCTTCTTTTTCAATTTCAGGATGAGGTCCTCTGGCTACAATGTCCTTTACTCGTCCTTTGGTGTATATTTTAAAAATAACATAAATGCGTTGAATACCTTGCTTTAGTTTATATTTATTTGCGAGCTTGGTTTTAAAATTCTTAGAAATTAATTGCCTTACTTTATCGTTCATACAATTTTTTAAATTCTCATTATCCATGCTTTCATCACAACCTTTGTATACGGGAACTTTTTCTATAATGTCAAAAGGAATTTCCCTTGGCGTATAGCCTAATATTGGTACTATGGTATCCTTTGCCTTGTCTAGATAAAAACCAAATAGATTTCTAGCGCTTTGAGCTACACCATTATTATATCTGTCTAAAACAGGCTTAACTACAGGAATGCTGTCCAATAAACCCTTTAAACCATCAGGATGGTTGTTTATTGGATTAGAAATTCTTGAATGACGTTTAACAACCTTACCATATTCATCATATAAAATATTTGCACTGACAGTTATAGTGT from Winogradskyella sp. MH6 includes these protein-coding regions:
- a CDS encoding energy transducer TonB; the protein is MRRFCSVFALILITSLCSAQETKQDFYKRSFVAYEGCEDSEDLERCYEVSFHEFLAKHINRKSLKDSIFFDAKKDTITVSANILYDEYGKVVKRHSRISNPINNHPDGLKGLLDSIPVVKPVLDRYNNGVAQSARNLFGFYLDKAKDTIVPILGYTPREIPFDIIEKVPVYKGCDESMDNENLKNCMNDKVRQLISKNFKTKLANKYKLKQGIQRIYVIFKIYTKGRVKDIVARGPHPEIEKEAIRVIKKIPRLTKPGYLRGKPVIVPFSIPIVFAVSK